A single Leishmania infantum JPCM5 genome chromosome 14 DNA region contains:
- a CDS encoding putative tyrosyl-tRNA synthetase, translated as MNTDDRYKLLRSVGEECIQESELRNLIEKKPLIRCYDGFEPSGRMHIAQGIFKAVNVNKCTAAGCEFVFWVADWFALMNDKVGGELEKIRIVGRYLIEVWKAAGMDTDKVLFLWSSEEIMSHADTYWRMVLDIGRQNTIARIKKCCTIMGKTEGTLTAAQVLYPLMQCCDIFFLKADICQLGLDQRKVNMLAREYCDLIGRKLKPVILSHHMLAGLRRGQAKMSKSDPDSAIFMEDTEEDVARKIRQAYCPRVKQSASAITDDGAPVATDDRNPVLDYFQCVVYARPGAVAAIDGTTYATYEDLEQAFVSDEVSEDALKSCLIDEVNALLAPVRQHFASNEEAHELLEAVKSYRKGGATLPLAETALPAAPEKPHACMWMPALLKVPLDVAEGMIKATEDFIAAHPGGTVTVVLPDWSAVASDEITGVEKDISAALQVNCALLKAYGLPNSVKIVTENEVILGNRNDFWVSVIGIARKNLLSHIEELYGGELRNAGQVIAALMRVATALMLSVSHVISTSLDGHINAFAREYTKERIECVQTLEGRIPALHRPGAAPAVLGADDVLYLDDNDMDIRRKIKKAYSAPNEEANPVISVAQHLLAQHGALNIERGEANGGNVSYNTPEALVADCGSGALHPADLKAAVLQLLLDRSAQARALLNGELKKNMTALRNAEKKMAKKR; from the coding sequence ATGAACACGGACGACCGCTACAAGCTCCTCCGCAGCGTCGGAGAGGAGTGCATTCAAGAAAGCGAGCTGCGCAACCTTATCGAAAAGAAGCCGCTCATTCGCTGCTACGATGGCTTCGAGCCCTCCGGCCGCATGCACATTGCCCAGGGCATCTTCAAGGCGGTCAATGTCAACaagtgcaccgccgccgggtGCGAGTTTGTCTTCTGGGTGGCGGACTGGTTTGCGCTCATGAACGACAAGGTCGGCGGCGAACTGGAGAAGATCCGCATTGTTGGCCGGTACCTCATTGAGGTGTGGAAGGCGGCGGGCATGGACACGGACAAGGTTTTGTTTTTGTGGAGCAGCGAGGAGATCATGAGCCATGCCGACACGTACTGGCGCATGGTGCTCGATATTGGCCGCCAGAATACGATCGCCCGCATCAAGAAGTGCTGCACAATCATGGGCAAGACGGAAGgcacgctgacggcggcacAGGTGCTGTACCCGCTGATGCAGTGCTGCGACATCTTCTTTCTCAAGGCTGACATCTGCCAACTGGGCCTGGACCAGCGCAAGGTGAACATGCTCGCACGCGAGTACTGCGACCTGATTGGCCGCAAGTTGAAGCCGGTCATTCTGTCACACCACATGCTGGCCGGTCTGAGGCGGGGGCAGGCGAAGATGAGCAAGAGTGACCCGGACAGTGCCATCTTCATGGAAgacaccgaggaggatgTGGCACGTAAGATCCGTCAGGCCTACTGTCCGCGTGTCAAGCAGTccgccagcgccatcacAGATGACGGGGCGCCGGTCGCCACGGACGACCGCAACCCGGTGCTGGACTACTTCCAGTGTGTCGTCTACGCCCGACCCGGCGCTGTGGCGGCTATTGACGGCACCACGTACGCGACCTACGAGGACCTCGAGCAGGCTTTTGTGAGCGACGAGGTCAGCGAGGATGCCCTCAAGTCGTGCCTGATTGATGAGGTGAACGCCCTgctggcgccggtgcgccagcACTTTGCGTCAAACGAGGAGGCTcacgagctgctggaggcggttAAATCGTACCGCAAAGGTGGCGCGACGCTTCCACTGGCCGAGACAGCGCTCCCTGCCGCCCCCGAAAAgccgcacgcgtgcatgtggatgccggcgctgctgaaggtgcCGCTGGATGTCGCGGAGGGGATGATCAAAGCCACTGAGGACTTCATCGCCGCCCATCCGGGGGGCACGGTGACAGTGGTGTTGCCTGACTGGTCGGCGGTGGCCAGTGACGAAATCACCGGGGTGGAGAAAGACATCTCGGCCGCCCTGCAGGTAAACTGTGCGCTTCTAAAGGCGTATGGACTGCCGAACTCGGTGAAGATTGTGACGGAGAACGAGGTCATTCTCGGCAACCGCAACGACTTCTGGGTGAGTGTAATCGGCATTGCTCGCAAGAACCTGCTGAGCCACATCGAGGAGCTGTACGGGGGAGAGTTACGCAACGCCGGCCAGGTCATTGCTGCCCTCATGCGCGTTGCCACGGCTCTGATGCTCTCCGTCTCGCACGTCATCTCAACCTCGCTGGATGGGCACATCAACGCCTTCGCCCGCGAGTACACGAAGGAGCGCATCGAGTGCGTGCAGACGCTGGAGGGACGCATcccggcgctgcaccgccctGGCGCCGCCCCGGCGGTGCTCGGTGCCGACGACGTCCTATACCTGGACGACAATGACATGGACATCCGCCGTAAAATCAAGAAAGCGTACTCGGCGCCGAACGAGGAGGCCAACCCGGTCATATCGGTCGCCCAGCACCTTCTCGCACAGCATGGAGCCCTCAACATCGAGCGCGGGGAGGCCAACGGCGGCAACGTAAGCTACAACACGCCAGAGGCTCTCGTGGCagactgcggcagcggcgctcttCACCCTGCCGACCtcaaggcggcggtgctacagctgctgctggatcggtcggcgcaggcgcgcgcgttgcTCAACGGCGAGCTCAAGAAGAATATGACCGCTCTTCGTaacgcggagaagaagaTGGCAAAGAAGAGGTAA
- the INO1 gene encoding myo-inositol-1-phosphate synthase: MTRDMDEVFVPLKDLVPMVSPDNLVIGGWDCNNMNLGDAMRRAAVLDVQVQDALYDHMRKLCPLPAIFDIDFVAANQKDRANNVLDTCDRWEAVEQVRKDIRDFKSANKLDKVIVLWTANTERFSEHRDGVHDTAENLLAALKRNESELAPSTLYAMAAVLEKCSFINGAPQNTLCSGLVEMAREAKVFVGGDDFKSGQTKMKSALVEFFVGAGIKPECIVSYNHLGNNDGYNLSSHKQFCSKEITKSNVVDDMIKSNQVLFPEGTRKPDHCIVIKYIPYVGDSKRALDEYTFSIFMGGQQTVVLHNTCEDSLLAAPLIIDLIVLTELMERVTISASDDLQAPSPASFEHMETVLSILSYLLKAPAVPEGTPVVNALNRQRSAIENVLRAMIGLPPDSNMLLECRVPFIREEHVNGK; the protein is encoded by the coding sequence ATGACGCGTGACATGGACGAGGTTTTCGTGCCACTCAAGGACTTGGTGCCGATGGTGTCGCCCGACAACCTGGTTATCGGTGGGTGGGACTGCAACAACATGAACCTCGGTGacgcgatgcggcgcgccgccgttcTGGACGTGCAGGTGCAGGACGCGCTCTACGATCATATGAGAAAGCTGTGCCCGCTGCCGGCCATCTTCGATATTGACTTCGTCGCGGCGAACCAGAAGGATCGCGCGAACAATGTGCTCGACACGTGCGACCGCTGGGAGGCAGTGGAACAGGTGCGCAAGGACATCCGCGACTTCAAGTCGGCCAACAAGCTGGACAAGGTGATTGTGCTGTGGACTGCCAATACGGAGCGTTTCAGCGAGCACCGCGACGGTGTCCACGACACGGCCGAGAACCTGCTGGCGGCGTTGAAGCGCAACGAGTCGGAGTTGGCGCCGTCCACGTTGTACGCGATGGCGGCCGTTCTTGAAAAGTGCAGCTTCATCAACGGCGCGCCGCAGAACACGCTGTGCTCTGGGCTGGTGGAGATGGCGCGCGAGGCGAAGGTCTTCGTCGGCGGTGACGACTTCAAGAGCGGCCAGACCAAGATGAAGAGCGCCCTGGTGGAGTTCTTtgtcggcgccggcatcAAGCCTGAGTGCATCGTCAGCTACAACCACCTCGGCAACAACGATGGCTACAACCTGTCCAGCCACAAGCAGTTCTGCTCGAAAGAGATTACCAAGAGCAACGTGGTGGACGACATGATCAAGTCCAACCAGGTGCTCTTCCCCGAAGGCACAAGAAAGCCGGACCACTGCATCGTCATCAAGTACATTCCCTACGTCGGGGACAGCAAGCGCGCGCTAGACGAGTACACCTTCTCCATCTTTATGGGCGGCCAGCAGACAGTAGTGCTGCACAACACCTGCGAGGACTCGCTGCTTGCAGCGCCGCTCATCATTGACCTTATCGTGCTCACCGAGCTCATGGAGCGCGTCACGAtcagcgccagcgacgacCTGCAGGCGCCGTCACCAGCGTCCTTCGAGCACATGGAGACGGTGCTGTCCATTCTGTCCTACCTGCTCAAGGCACCCGCCGTGCCGGAGGGCACGCCGGTTGTTAACGCGCTCAATCGCCAGAGGTCGGCCATCGAGAACGTGCTGCGTGCCATGATTGGGCTTCCGCCCGACAGCAACATGCTGCTCGAGTGCCGCGTCCCCTTCATACGCGAGGAGCACGTCAACGGCAAGTGA